The Coffea arabica cultivar ET-39 chromosome 8e, Coffea Arabica ET-39 HiFi, whole genome shotgun sequence genome window below encodes:
- the LOC113704767 gene encoding uncharacterized protein: protein MVEWVHSILLKNQSLWAAKIPNVTSWVWRKILQTRGLAQPFIRHIVGNGNNISFWFDTWHPLGPLYKRFTGNLLYSFGCKPHALVSEIIVDGRWRWPVGRKATAEVKRFKEATPECLVPLTMFEDQVVWNGSSSRVFNAKNAVKKSRGSREEVTWAKLV, encoded by the coding sequence ATGGTAGAGTGGGTGCATAGCATCCTTTTAAAGAACCAGTCTTTATGGGCTGCAAAGATTCCAAATGTTACCTCTTGGGTTTGGAGGAAGATCTTACAAACTAGAGGCTTGGCTCAACCTTTCATCAGGCACATTGTGGGGAATGGAAATAATATCAGTTTCTGGTTCGATACATGGCATCCCCTTGGGCCATTGTATAAAAGATTTACGGGCAACTTACTATACAGCTTTGGATGCAAACCACATGCTCTTGTATCAGAAATTATAGTGGATGGGAGGTGGAGATGGCCTGTAGGCAGGAAAGCAACAGCAGAAGTTAAGAGGTTCAAGGAAGCTACACCAGAGTGCCTTGTTCCTTTGACAATGTTTGAGGATCAAGTTGTGTGGAATGGGAGTTCTTCTAGAGTTTTCAATGCAAAAAATGCCGTGAAGAAGTCTCGTGGATCAAGAGAGGAAGTAACTTGGGCAAAACTAGTTTAG
- the LOC113704765 gene encoding vetispiradiene synthase 1-like, with protein sequence MYTKEIEVLKVEVMSMLLATGTTMMQKLDFIDKIERLGISYHFEDEIQNQLEQLFNLSTNLGRHLEYDLSTAALQFRLFRQYGFNISCGIFNQFVDPNGKFKDSLYSDLRGLLNLYEAAQPFHKGIPRYEAYCYISMYEEDECNNKLLLRLAKLDYHLSQMLNKQDLCEILRWGKELDILSKVPYARDRFVECYFWDVGTIYEPRHSFARMTLAKAIAIAGIIDNTYDAYGTLDELKILTEAVERWDGNGIEQLSDYLKTSYMILLNFNKELEEDLSKKQTSAAFMGMDSATKDVMDWMPTHPKLFVALGKHTRLLNDVGSYKFERETGSGMAIECYMKDYNVFEEEAMKKFEDMAVDAWKDINEQCLRLTTFPRKILKVILNLARLCEVVYKQRGDGFTNQRRIEAHIKAILVDSISL encoded by the exons ATGTACACCAAAGAGATTGAAGTTTTGAAGGTAGAAGTGATGAGCATGCTTCTGGCAACAGGAACAACCATGATGCAAAAATTGGATTTCATTGACAAAATAGAACGACTCGGTATCTCGTATCACTTTGAGGATGAGATTCAAAATCAACTAGAACAGCTTTTCAATCTATCTACCAACTTGGGAAGGCATCTAGAATATGATTTATCTACTGCAGCACTTCAGTTTCGACTTTTCAGGCAATATGGTTTTAATATCTCTTGTG GAATTTTCAACCAATTCGTTGATCCTAATGGTAAGTTCAAGGACTCCTTATACAGCGACTTAAGAGGTCTCCTAAATCTATATGAAGCTGCTCAG CCATTCCATAAGGGCATACCAAGATATGAGGCTTATTGTTACATCTCCATGTACGAGGAAGATGAATGTAATAACAAACTACTATTACGGCTCGCCAAATTGGATTATCACTTGTCGCAGATGCTGAATAAACAAGACCTTTGTGAGATATTAAG GTGGGGAAAGGAACTGGACATCCTATCAAAAGTTCCATATGCAAGGGACAGATTTGTGGAATGCTACTTTTGGGATGTTGGAACCATTTATGAACCTCGGCACTCTTTTGCTCGAATGACTTTGGCAAAAGCAATAGCCATTGCTGGAATAATTGACaatacctatgatgcttatggCACTCTTGATGAACTCAAAATATTAACGGAAGCTGTGGAAAG ATGGGATGGAAATGGAATTGAGCAGCTCTCAGACTACTTGAAGACTTCTTATATGATACTTTTGAATTTTAATAAGGAGCTTGAGGAAGATTTATCAAAAAAACAAA CATCTGCAGCTTTCATGGGCATGGATAGTGCCACAAAGGATGTTATGGACTGGATGCCAACTCATCCTAAACTCTTTGTTGCTTTAGGAAAACATACCCGATTGCTTAATGATGTCGGCAGTTACAAG TTTGAGAGAGAAACGGGCAGTGGCATGGCGATTGAATGCTACATGAAGGACTATAATGTATTCGAGGAAGAGGCAATGAAGAAGTTTGAAGACATGGCTGTGGATGCTTGGAAGGATATAAATGAGCAATGCTTGAGACTTACTACCTTTCCAAGAAAAATTCTCAAAGTGATTCTCAATCTAGCAAGATTATGCGAAGTTGTTTACAAGCAGCGTGGAGATGGATTCACTAATCAACGAAGAATTGAAGCCCATATAAAGGCAATACTTGTGGATTCCATATCTCTTTGA